TTATTATCATTATTGCTAACTTCATCAATAAAAAAACCTTTTATATTAGGATATAGTTCAAGCCATTTATCTATATCGTTTTCAACATCTACAATGTTTCTATTAGAATAAGTAGTATAAACATATCCAATTGGCCTTTTTTTATAAGTTACTAATTTATTAATAAATTCTTGATAATTACTATCAATATAATTTCCTGGTCCATTTGAAGGATTAATAATTACATACATATCATCTAAACTTGCATAAACAACTTTATCCCACAGTGTCTTATCATAAAAATATACTGGTATTATCATATTCTTATTTTTTACTTCATTATCTAACACTACTTCTGTTTTACAACCAAATAATAAAAATAAAAAAAATATAAAAAGGAATAATTTCTTCATATTTATCCTTTTTTAGTAACAAATCTTAGCCATAAAAATCCAAAAAGACCTGCAAATAATGAAGCTAATAAAATTGCCATTTTTGCTTGTGATATCATCTCCATATTTCCATAAAAAGCAAGTTCGGTAATAAATATTGACATAGTAAATCCAATTCCACCTAAAAATGCTACTCCAAATAATTGAGAAAAACTACTTCCCTTTGGAAGAGAAGCAACTCTTAATTTTATTGCTACAAAACTAACTCCAAAAATTCCCACTACTTTTCCAACAACTAATCCTAATATAATTCCAAGAGATACATTATTTGAAAATACACTCATTATTGACTCACTACTTATAACAACTCCTGCATTTGCTAATGCAAATAGCGGTATTACAATTAATGAAACCGGCATTTGTAAGATATGTTCTAATTTCTCAGCAGGAGGAATTACTGAGTCAATATATTTTTGAATTTTAAAAAGAATGGAAATTTGTTTATCACTCATATGAGAAGAGTTATTTTCTCTCTCAAATCTTTGAAGTAATCTATTAATAACTTTTGATAAAAATTTAACATTTCTTTGCGGAATTGATGGAATTGCAAGAGCAGCTAAAACTCCGGCAATTGTAGCGTGTATTCCACTTTTAAGCATAAATGCCCAAAGAATAGTACCAACTATAAAATAAGGAAGCACTGCTCTGATACCAAGCCTATTAAATATTACTAACACAAAAAAAGTCATAAGTGCTAATTCTAAATATAAAAAGTTAATCTCAGATGTATAAAAAAGTGCAATAACAATAACTGCACCCAAATCATCAACAATTGCTAATGCAACTAAGAAAGTAAATAAACTTTTAGGAACTTTATTTCCAAGCAAAACTAATGCACTAATTGCAAAAGCAATATCAGTAGCCATAGGAACTCCCCATCCAATCTCAGCAGGAGTTCCTTTATTTATCATATAATAGATTAATGCAGGAAAAACCATACCTCCAATTGCAGCTAAAATTGGAAGTATCGCAACTTTAATTTTAGATAATTCTCCAATTAAAATTTCTCTTTTAATTTCAAGCCCAATTAAAAAGAAAAATATTGCCATTAATGCATCATTTATCCAATGATGTAAACTCATAGAAAACTTAAAATTTTCAAAAACAAATCCAAATTTTGAGTGAAAAAAATGAAAATAGTATTCACTAACAGGAGAGTTTGCTAAAATCAACGCTATTACAGTAAAAACAGCTAAAACAATACCTGTTGCAGTTTGAGCTTTTAGAAAAGCTTCAAAAGGTGTAGTTATTTTTTCATAAAATCTCTCCCAAGGAGCTCTAAGTCTCATATTTATCCTTTTTTTTAATTATATTAAATATTTTCGTCATTTTATTGAAAATATTGAGTTAATAAAAAATTTTTGTTACAATAACAGTTCAAAATTAAAAGAAAGGTGGTGAGAGCAGTGCCAGGAATCGTAGTTCATCCAGGAGAAGATTTCGAATCTGCTTACAGAAAGTTTAAAAGACAGGTAGATAGAAACTTAATTGTTGTGGAAGTTAGAAAAAGAAGATTTTACATTCCACCAAGTGAAAGAAGAAAACAAGAAAAAATCGCTACTCGTAAGAAAATTCTTAGAAAACTTTGGATGCTTAGAAGATACGAAAGCAGATTATAATCTGCTTTCTTTTTTTATATGAAAAAATATAATCCTCCTAAAATCCTCATTGAAAAATACGGACAAGATTTTATTAAAAAATATAAGAAATGGATTGATAATAAAGCAGCGGCTCTTCATAAAAGAGATAGAAACGATAATTTAATTGACCCAAAAATAATTAAAAAATCTCACTATAAACTTGCAATTAATCAATCAATTCACGAAACAGATGGTAGATGTTTTTATACCCAAATAGAGCTTAGGTGGGATAAAATTAGTGAAATTAAAAATGAAAATACTTCTTTGTTACCAACAATTGACCATGTAAATAGAGAAAAATACCCATTAAAATTAGTTGTTTGTGCTTTTGAGATAAATCATATGAAAGGAAAAATGGAGATAAAAGAGTTTATAAGTTTTTGTGAATTAATAATTAAAAATAAGAAAAGAATACTCTCTAACATTTTTTAAATTCAACTCTTGGCATTACTTTTAAATCTTTATAATTTATAAATCTTTTTTTATTATATAACTCAATCCCAGCCCTTGCAATCATAGCAGCATTATCTGATGTAAATTTCATATCTGGATAATAAAGATTAAAATTAAATTCTTCACTTAACTTTTCAAACTCACTTCTTAAAACTAAATTAGCACTCGCCCCTCCAACAATAGCAAAATTTTTTGGCCTATATTTTTTAATTGCCCTTTTTGACATAAAAACTAAATGTTCGATTGCTTTTTTTTGAAATGAAGCAGCAATATCTTCATTTTTATAATTACCACTCTCAATAGCAAGTCTTACTGCATTTTTAATTCCTGAATAACTAAATTTAATATCAGGTGAGTTTTTAAGAGGAAGTGGTAAATCAACTACTATTTCTCCTTTTTTAGCCAAATTCTCAATAACAGGTCCCCCAGGATATCCAAGGCCTAACATTTTAGCTACTTTATCAAAACTCTCTCCAAAACTATCATCAAGAGTAGTTGCAATCTCACAAATATTATCTATTCCATTAAAATTTAAGAGTTTTGTATGTCCTCCACTTACAAGTAATACCATCATAGGTTTAATCTCTTCTTTTTCAATAAAAAGCGAATAAATGTGTCCAATTAGATGATTTACTGCAATTATAGGCAAATTAAGAGAAATACTAAGCGCTTTTGCAACCATTACCCCTTCTTGCAAAGTAACACTAAGACCTGGTGCATTTGTAATAGCAACTGCTTTTAGATTATCAAAATAACTTTTACACTCTGTTAAAATCTTAGGTAAAGCCTCAGCATGAAGCCTACTTGCAAGTTCTGGCACTACTCCTCCATATTTAGAATGTTCAACTTCTTGTGAAATTTTTTTGTGAAAAATTAATTTTTTAGTTTCTATTTCCATTACTGAAATAGAAGTATCATCACAACTACTCTCAATAGCTAAAATCATATTTTCCCTTTATAAAATTTATTAAATGACATTTTTTAAAATTTTAACATTAATGTTATAATAATTGTATATAATTAATTAGTTTTTTTTAAAGGAGATAAAAATGAAAGTTCTATTAGTAGAAGACGACAAAAAATTAGCAAAAATCATTGAAAAAGGTCTTAAAAGACAAAATTTTAGAGTAGATGTAGCAGAAGATGGAGAAGAAGGACTATATCTTGCAAGAAATAATAAATATGATGTAATGATAATTGATTGGATGTTACCTAAACTTAGTGGAATTGATTTAATTAAAACATTAAGAAAAGAGGATATTAATACACCAACTCTTATTTTAACTGCAAAAAGTGATTTAGATGACAAAGTGGAAGGTTTAAGTGTAGCAGATGATTATTTAACAAAACCATTTGAATTTGAAGAATTAATAGCAAGACTAAAAGCTCTATTTAGAAGAAATAAAAAACTTCCAGAAAATATTATAAAAGTTGGTGATTTAGAAATGAATCTTGATACAAAAGAAGTAAAAAGAGCAGGAAAACCAATCGAACTTACAGCAAAACAATTTGAATTATTAAAATTATTAATGATTAATAAAAATAAAATCGTAACTCCTGAAATGATTGAAGAAAATCTGTGGGAAATGAATGAAGAGAGAGATTCAAATGTAATTACAGCTCATATTTCATACCTTAGAAAAAAAATTGACAAAGGCTTTGATAAAGAACTTCTAAAAACAATTAGAGGAATGGGCTATAAAATAAGCGATGAATAATTTTAAAAATGAACTTTTTTTAAAATATGCATTAGTTGTTTTTGTAATTATTGCCTTCTTTGAAGGCATCTTAATTTTTGCACTAAAAAAATCTTTTGATACTCACCTAAAAGACAAACTCGCACTGATTGCTACACAAATAGACCCAAAAGAGATGCTTCAAAATAAAAAAGAACTTCTAAAATTACAACAAAAATATAAGGTTTTTCCTTTATATGTGCAAATTGCAAAAATTGATGATTTAAATTCAACTCTTTATAAAAATATAAACGAAGGATATAAAATCCAAAACATAAAAACCTTTTTAAAACATGAAAAAGTAATTACTTATACGCTAAAAAAAGAACATTATATTATAAATGTATCAACCTTATACTCAACAAATAATGAAAAAATATCTATCATAAAAATAATTTCTATATTAGTAGCATTTTTTATATATCTAATTTCACTTCTTGTTGGATATAAATTTATTGAAACAATATCTAATCAAATAGAAATTTCATTTAAAAAGCTAAAAAATTTTAATTCAAATGTTTCTCACGAACTAAAAACTCCTCTTACAATTATAAAAGGTGAAATTGAACTTGCTCTAATGAATAAAGATAAAGATTGTGAAAAAGTTTTAAAAAATATATTAGAAGAAGTAAATTATATAAGCGAAATTACTGATAAGTTGCTTTTTCTTACAAAAACACATTCTAAAAAATCACTTTCTCTTATTGATTTAGAAGAAATTATTTTAGAGTTACATGAAAAATATGGAAATAAAATAGAATTTCAATTTAATTTTGGTGAAGAAGATTATGAAATTGCAGGAGATAAAACATTAATAAAAATTGCTTTAAGTAATATAATAGAAAACTCAATAAAATATGGAGCTAAAAAAATAATATTTACTCTTCAAAAACATAAAAATAAAATTATTTTAAAAATAAAAGATAATGGACCTGGAATACCAAAAGAGAAACTTCCTTTTATTTTTGATGAATTTTATAGAGTAGATGAATCACATAGTAAAAATATAAAAGGTTTTGGGCTTGGGCTTAGTATTGTAAGAAATATTTTAAATCTTCATAATGCAAAAGTAAAAGTAAAAAGTGAAGGAGGAGTTGAATTTATTATTGAATTTCCTGCACTATCTTTGAAAAATCAGCACTCTTCTTAATACATCTATCATATGTACAAATCTCAAAATCTTCTCCTTTTTTGCATAAAACATAAGGATAAATTGTCTCAATATCAAAATTAGGAGAATTTGTTTTTAAAACATACGCTTTTTTTGATTTTAAATATGCTTTTGTTATAGTTGGGTAATAAAGTGGATAATTATTTATATAATAACTTCCTTTTTGAATAATTTCATTTGCTTCTTGTTTTAAATTTAAATTAAATTCAAGTAAAGCTAAATCTAAAAAATCATTTGCTAAAATATTTAAAGAAGAAGCATAACTACTATCACTAAAATCTGCTTTTATTGTATGAGATTTATTCATATACCAATCTTTGTCTTTAAAAACAAATACTTCTTTTGATAGTTTTTTTGCTAAATTTAAATATTTCTCTTCAAAAGTATGAGTATAAGCATCCATTAATGCTCTTATTAAAAATGAATAATCTTCAAGTAAAGCTTCTTTTTTTAAATTTTCATTTTTATTAAAGCTATGATATAAAACTCCATTAACATACATTTTATCTATCAATACATCTAATGTTTTAATAGCTTCGTTTTTATAATTTTCATCAAACTCACCTGCTTTAAATAAACAACTAATCATCATAGAGTTCCAAGCAGTAATTTTTTTAGTATCAATAAATGGAAACTCTCTTTTTTTTCTAATATTTTGTAATATTTTAAGAGCTTTTTCATAATTTCTTGGTTTATCTCCATTAATTGTAGGATTGTTTTTACCATTAAAGTTTCCATATTTTCTAATTCCAAAATAATTTAATAATTCCTCTTTATTTTCAAACTTCTCAAATGCTTTACTGACCTCATCATACTCGTATACGAAATATTTACCCTCAACTCCTTCACTATCAGCATTGCTTGCACTAAAAAATAAACCATTTTTATCTCTATACCTATTTACAAATTCATCTAAACTTCTAAATGCCACTTCTTTTAATAAAGGATTTGAAGTTAGTTTATACCACCTTAAATAAACATAAGGCAAATTTGCGTTATTATAAAGCATCTTTTCAAAATGAGGCACTTCCCATCTCTCATCAGTAGAATACCTATAAAACCCTCCTTCTATTTGGTCAAAAATACCTCCTCTTGCCATTTTCTCAAATATAATATCTAAAAATTTTTTAATCTCTTCATTTTTAGTAATTATATACACATCAATTAGTAAATCTAAACTACTCTCTTGTGGAAATTTAGGCACCCCTCTAAATCCACCATATTTTAAATCAAAATTTTCTTTTGCTTCATTAATAATTTTTTCTAAAATATCCTCACTTATTTTCTCTTTTGGTAACTCTTTATATTCATTTGCCCTAAAATACTCTTTAAAATTATTAGCAATCTCTTCAATTTTTTTAGGATTATTTTTAACATCATCAACAATTGCCATTAAAATCTCTTTAAGCCCAGGTCCAAATTGTGAATAATGAGGAGGAATATATGTAGCTGAGTAAATTGGCTTTTTATCTGGCATCATAATGATAGTAAGAGGCCATCCACCAGCCCTTTTATGCATTAATTGATATACTTTTTGATAATACTTATCAATATCTGGCATCTCTTCTCTATCAACTTTAATACTTACATAATATTTATTTAAAATGTCTGCAATTTCTTTATTTTCAAAACTTTCTCTCTCCATTACATGACACCAATGACAAGTAGAATAACCTATACTTAAAAATATGAGTTTATTCTCTTTCTTTGCCTTCTCAAACGCCTCTTCACACCAAGGATACCAATCAACTGGATTATTTGCATGTTGCAGTAAATATGGATTATCGCTATTTATTAAATGATTTGCCATTGTTAAAACTCCTATTAAAAATATGATTATACTCTTCATTTAATTCTTTTATAACAAAAAAGATAATTTTTGTCCAATTTATTTTTTAATAATTTTTTGATATTATAATATTCCTAAATCAAAAATAGGAGTCAGATGAAAAAACTTTTAGTATTAATACTCATATTTGCTTATTCATTTGCAATACACTATACAAAAAAAGAACAAGAATTTTTAAAAAAACATCCTGTTATCTATTTTAGTGCAATGGATTATTGGCCTGTTGATAAAACAGGAAACTCTTTCCATACAAATTTTATAAAACTTTTAAATAAATATGGAAAACTTGATATTCAACCAATCTATTATAAACACTGGTATGAAGGATTTGATGCAGCAGCAAGTGGTAAAACATATGGAATTATGGCACTTAGCTATTCAAAAAAAAGAGAAAAATACTTTTTTTATACTCCAATATACAATTATCATCCTTATTACTTAATTGTTTTAAAAAATAGCCCAATTAAATCATTTAAAGATTTAAAAGGTAAAGTAGTACATATAAATAAAAAATCTATTATATTAGAAAAATTAAAAAATCCTTCATTTAAAATTGTTTTTTCAAAAAATCCTTACAAAGATTTAGCCTCAGGTAAAATTGATGCAATTTTAACATTTTATATGCCTCCAAATAATTTTGTAAAAAATTTTAGAACTACAAAAGTTTTTATTGATAAAACAGGAGAAGAGCATATAGGAATTTCAAAAAAATATCCTCAGTTATATAGCATTATATTAAAAGCAATGAATGAAATTCCATATAAAGAAATTGAAAAAATAAAAGAAAAATATTACTTTAATCCAATGCCACCAGTCTCAATACTCACACCAACTATTACATTAAAAGATTTAATAAAACCTATTGATATTTTCCTTATTTTATTCTCAATATCTATTTTGTTTTTACTTCTTTATCTTTATTTAACAAGAAAATATTTAAATATACGATTTAGACCCTTTTTAATAGGTATTTTTATAATTGAAACAGTAATTCTTGGATTAATTGTCTATGAAATAGTTATGTTTAATTATTATTCTAAAAAAATACTCGAAATTAAATCAAGAAGTTTTAATGAACTGTTTTTAACTGACAAAATTGAAGAATCAATTATAAAACTTGATAAAGAGTTCTATAAAAAAATATCTCATAAAAAAAATGAATTTAATTCTTTATTTTTACATTCTAAAATAAATCCTGATAATTTAAAAGTTTTAGGAAAAACTTTATCTTTTTATCTAAGTCCTAAATATTTCCATCCTGCCACTTTATCTAAAATTGCAAAAATTAAATTATTACTAAATGATTTATTAAAACTTCAAAAAGCTGTACTTAATAAAAAAATAGACATTTCTTTATATAGAGCAAATTTTTATTATGTTTTAGAACAACTTCAAATTGTTAAAAATTATATTAAAAATGAAAATGATAAAGAAATCTTTTTTATAAAAGAAAAAATTAGATATCAATTTATATTACTTATAATAATTACTACAATATTCATTTTTATAAATTTACTTCTATTTTTAATAATTAAGAAAAAAATTTATTCGCCTATAAAATACCTGTATTCTACAATAGAAAAACAAAAAAAAGGAGAAAAAATTGAGAAAAAATATTTTTATAATGATGAAATTGGAATTACAATAAAAGAGTTTTTTAATCTTCAAATGCAATTAAATAAAATTATTAATGAATTACAAAAACACAAAAAAGACCTTGAAGAAAAAATAAAAGTCGAAGTTGAAAAAAGAATGCATCAAGAAGAATTACTTCTTAAAAAATCAAGACTTGAACTTATGGGAGAAATGATTGAAGCAATTGCTCACCAATGGAAACAGCCAATAAGTGTTATAAACTATTATATTTATAATCTAAAAAAAGAAAAAAATTCTAAAATTAAAGAAATTGCCAATAATATTGAAATCCAAATAAAACATATGGTTAATACCTTAAATGAATTTAAGGATTTTTATAATATATCACGAAATAAAAAAACCTTTTGTATCAATGAAGTAATCGAAAAAGCACTAAATTTAGTAAAAGATGAACTTAAAATAAATAATATCACAATAAATAAGATTATAGAAAAAGATTTTTATATTGAAGGAAATCCAAATGAGTTTATCCACCTTCTTTTAATAATATTATCTAATGCAAAAGATATGTTTAATGAAAGAAACATTAAAAATAGACTTATTAATATTAAAGCTTATGAAGATAAAAATTTTTATTATTTAGAAATTGAAGACAATGCCGGAGGTATTAATAAAAAAATTATTAATAAAATATTTAATTTAAACTTCACAACAAAAGAAAATGGAGATGGAATAGGACTTTATATTGCAAATCAAATTGCAATCAAACACACAGGTATTTTATACGCAAAAAATTCTAAAAATGGAGCAAGATTTATTTTTAGGATAAGAAAAAAAGGCTAATAATGAAATCGATAAATTATCATATCCAAACAAAACATTTTCCTAATAAATTTGCAAAATCACTTGGATATTTAGATTGGGAAACTCAGCCAAGCCCATATAAAAGTTACTATAAAGCTAAAAAAATTCCTTTAATACCCTCAAATCCTCCTAAACTATCATATGAAAAACTTTATACTACAAACACTCCTTCTCCTATTAATCTAAAAACCATCTCTCAATTTTTTGAATATTCTCTTTCTATTAATGCAATTAAAGAGTATTTTACATCAAGATGGGCAGTAAGAGTAAATCCATCAAGTGGAAATTTACATCCGGAAGAGAGTTATATTATTTTTGAAAATAGTGTTTTTCATTTTAATGTAAAAGAGTTTTGTTTAGAAGAGATTGCAAAAAGTGAAAATAAATTAGTAGAAAATGGAATCATTTTTATAGCTACTTCAATTCCACTTAGAGAATCTTGGAAATATGGAGAGAGAGCACTTAGATATTGTTTACTTGATACCGGACATATTATAGCAGCTACGAGATTTAGCGCTAACTTACTTGGATGGAAAATGGAGTATGTAAGTGAATATAAAGAGAGCGAACTTCAAAAACTAATAGGTCTACAAAAGGCAAGTTTTTATAAAAATGAAGATGAAATTTTTGAAGGTACTTTTTATATTTATAATGATAAAAAACCAAAAATTAATTTTAAAGAGTTTGAAAAATTAGAATTTAATCTTGAATATAAAAAATTAGCCAAGGATTCTATTAGATGGGATATTATTTTTGATATTGCAAAAGTTTTAAAAAGAGAAGAACCATTCCAATCTAATTTTATAAAAGAAAAAATAACTTTTAATCCTTCGCCATTTAATGCATTTGAGATAATAGATAAAAGAAGAAGTGCATTAGGTTTTAAAGAAAAATTTATTAAAAAAGATGAATTTTTAGATATTTTAGATAAAACACTCCCAAGAAATATTCCTCCTTTTGATACGAAAGTTACATTAAACAAAGTTAATTTAGTAATTTTTGTAAATAGAGTTGATGGAATTGAGAGTGGTATTTATTTTTTTGATAGAGAAAAAAATAGTCTATCTTTAATTGAAAAAGGTGATTTTAGTGAAACTGCTAAATTTGTAAATTGCGCACAAGACTTAGGAAAAGATAGTGCATTTAGTATATCAATGACAATTGATAAAAAACATCTTAATAAAGAGTATAAATATAAACTTGCAATGTTTGAAGCAGGAATGATTGGTCAAATTTTATATATTGAAGCAGAAGCAAAAGGTTATAGAGGCTGTGGGATTGGGTGTTTTTTTGATAATTTAGTAAGCATAGATATTTTAGAAAACGAAGATATTTTAACTTTATATGGATTTAGTATAGGGGAACCAGTTATTGATGAGAGAATAATCCCTATTAGACCAAATGAAGCAAAGCTACTTAATTTGTAGCTTTGTATCTATCAATATCTCTTTGAATTGATTTCATAGCTTTTTCAATTCTTCTTATTAATTTGTGAATTCTCTCTTCGTGAAGTAATTTTTTCTCTTCGAGTTCTTCTTCTTTTACAACTAAATCATTTTCTTCAATTACTAAGTTATGATATTTTTCTTTAAGTTCTTCAATTACTTTTTTTCTTTCATCAAGTTCTTTTAGTAATCTTTGTCTATCTCTTTCAAGCATCTCAATTTCTCTATCAGTTTGGGCTTCAAGTGTTTTTTTCATAATTCTATTTAAATGATTTTTAATTTCTTTTATTCTTGCTTCATTTTCTTTAATCTCTCTTTGAATACTTAAAAGTTCTGTCTCAATTTCTTGAAGTCTGTTTTTTATTGGAATAAGCTCTTTTTCAATTTCTTCTACTTTTTTTTGCTCTTTTTCAAGAAGTTTTTTGAATTTTCTAACACTTCCTTCAAGCTCAACTACAAAATTTTCCATTCCCCCTCCTTTAGTTTTTTATAATTATATATCTTTAGTTAAGTATTGTCAAGAAACATAAAATAAGTGAACATATAATAATCTTTTGTTTACTATTAGTGTCAGAGCAGATACGAAAATGAGACCCCAGAGACCTGCGGCACAGGATGATAGGAGGTGCTCTGCTCCCTTCCGGGCCTGAAGCGTTGCCTCCTACCACCCTTGCACAGGGCTGGGGCAGATGAAATTATACCATAATTTTTTATTTTTTAAGCTTAACTTCTAATTCATTTCTAAAATGTATATCATTTTGAGGAAATGGAATTTCAAATCCATATTCATTTAACTTTTTATAAATAAATTTTAAAAATTTAGAACGAGTCCTCCTTGGCATTCTTGCAAATTTACCATTCACCCAGACAAAAAGTTCAAAATTTAAACTACTATTTCCCATTTCTATAAATACAATTCTTGGAATTAAATTTTCATTTTTACTTCTAATAAATGGTAAATTACTTTTTTGAAGTTCTTCAAGTAAAATTTTTTCCATTTTATCAATATCAGTTCCATAAGCAACACCAAAAGGCACTCTAAATCTTACAATATCATCATTCATAGTCCAATTTATCACTTGATTTTGAATAAATGTTTGATTTGGGATAATCAAATTTATATTATCATTTGTTTTAATTACAGTTGAACGCATTGAAATATCTACAACCTCTCCTCTTGTAGTTTGGTCAATTTGTATATAATCTCCAACTTTTATACTTTTTTCAAACATCATAATAATACCACTAACAAAATTGCTAACTATATTTTGAAGTCCAAAACCAATACCAACAGATAAAGCACCAGCAACTATTGCAAGCGAACTTAAATCAAGTCCTATTGATTTTAGAGCAATTAAAAATGCAAGTGTTAGAATAAAATAATATCCCATATTTGCAAGTAAAGTAGCTGTTGAATAGTTAATATCATATTTCTTTCTAAGTGAATAGATTAATTTTTTATAATATTTTCCTACAAACCATCCAAAAAATAAAATTAACAGAAAAATAAATAAATCAAGAGGAGTTATCTCTTTTTTGTTTATTTTAAATAATGGATAATTAATCATATTGATAAATTTATCAAAAACATTCTCAACTTCCTGCTTTGAGCTATATAATAAATATTTATTTTTAAACTCTAATTTCTCAAAATTTTTAATTTCTATTTCAATTGCTCTATCTAATGAAAGTTTCTTAGCTAACTCTACTATTTTTTTATCTAAATCAAAAACTTTTTTTTCTTTTTTTGTAAGTCCATCAAAAAATAAAACTAAATTATTTTTAATTAATTCCATATAAACTTGTTTTTGTTTATCTACATTCTTTTCAATAAGATTTTGAATTGAGTTTATCTGAGTAGTATTATTAAGTAATATCCATTTTTGCAATTCAATATTCAATTTTTCAAATTCTCTTTTTAATATATCGAGCTTATTTTTTAGTTTTAGAATATTTGTCTTTGCTTTTTGAGTATTAAAATTCACTAAATTTAATTTATCAAATAATTCTCTCTCCCATATAGGAAGATTTTTATTAATAAATTCTTTTTGAGTCTTTAAAACATCTTCTAATTTTTGATAATAAATTTTCTCTAAATCAGATAATGGCGTATTATTTAAAACTTCAATTTTTTTATTCAATTCTTTTAACTTATTATCAATTTGAAAAGTTTTATCTCTTAAATTTACAATTTTTAAAAAATTGTTAATAAAGTCATTGCTATTTTTAACATCACATTCACACTTAATGATGTTAGGTTTTAAATTATTAATTTTTTTAACCAAAATTAATGCATAAGAATAATCAGGTGAATTTTTATCTATTTTATTTAAAATTTTTGTTAGATTATTATCACTTCCAAATAAAAATACAAATAAAAAAATAAAACTAACTATTCTCATTTTTCTCCCTTGTAAATAACATAAATTTTCTTATATTAAAATGATAACTCATAATATGACTAACAAATGCAACA
This Caminibacter mediatlanticus TB-2 DNA region includes the following protein-coding sequences:
- a CDS encoding thioredoxin domain-containing protein — translated: MKSIIIFLIGVLTMANHLINSDNPYLLQHANNPVDWYPWCEEAFEKAKKENKLIFLSIGYSTCHWCHVMERESFENKEIADILNKYYVSIKVDREEMPDIDKYYQKVYQLMHKRAGGWPLTIIMMPDKKPIYSATYIPPHYSQFGPGLKEILMAIVDDVKNNPKKIEEIANNFKEYFRANEYKELPKEKISEDILEKIINEAKENFDLKYGGFRGVPKFPQESSLDLLIDVYIITKNEEIKKFLDIIFEKMARGGIFDQIEGGFYRYSTDERWEVPHFEKMLYNNANLPYVYLRWYKLTSNPLLKEVAFRSLDEFVNRYRDKNGLFFSASNADSEGVEGKYFVYEYDEVSKAFEKFENKEELLNYFGIRKYGNFNGKNNPTINGDKPRNYEKALKILQNIRKKREFPFIDTKKITAWNSMMISCLFKAGEFDENYKNEAIKTLDVLIDKMYVNGVLYHSFNKNENLKKEALLEDYSFLIRALMDAYTHTFEEKYLNLAKKLSKEVFVFKDKDWYMNKSHTIKADFSDSSYASSLNILANDFLDLALLEFNLNLKQEANEIIQKGSYYINNYPLYYPTITKAYLKSKKAYVLKTNSPNFDIETIYPYVLCKKGEDFEICTYDRCIKKSADFSKIVQEIQ
- a CDS encoding ATP-binding protein, which encodes MKKLLVLILIFAYSFAIHYTKKEQEFLKKHPVIYFSAMDYWPVDKTGNSFHTNFIKLLNKYGKLDIQPIYYKHWYEGFDAAASGKTYGIMALSYSKKREKYFFYTPIYNYHPYYLIVLKNSPIKSFKDLKGKVVHINKKSIILEKLKNPSFKIVFSKNPYKDLASGKIDAILTFYMPPNNFVKNFRTTKVFIDKTGEEHIGISKKYPQLYSIILKAMNEIPYKEIEKIKEKYYFNPMPPVSILTPTITLKDLIKPIDIFLILFSISILFLLLYLYLTRKYLNIRFRPFLIGIFIIETVILGLIVYEIVMFNYYSKKILEIKSRSFNELFLTDKIEESIIKLDKEFYKKISHKKNEFNSLFLHSKINPDNLKVLGKTLSFYLSPKYFHPATLSKIAKIKLLLNDLLKLQKAVLNKKIDISLYRANFYYVLEQLQIVKNYIKNENDKEIFFIKEKIRYQFILLIIITTIFIFINLLLFLIIKKKIYSPIKYLYSTIEKQKKGEKIEKKYFYNDEIGITIKEFFNLQMQLNKIINELQKHKKDLEEKIKVEVEKRMHQEELLLKKSRLELMGEMIEAIAHQWKQPISVINYYIYNLKKEKNSKIKEIANNIEIQIKHMVNTLNEFKDFYNISRNKKTFCINEVIEKALNLVKDELKINNITINKIIEKDFYIEGNPNEFIHLLLIILSNAKDMFNERNIKNRLINIKAYEDKNFYYLEIEDNAGGINKKIINKIFNLNFTTKENGDGIGLYIANQIAIKHTGILYAKNSKNGARFIFRIRKKG
- a CDS encoding SagB/ThcOx family dehydrogenase, translating into MKSINYHIQTKHFPNKFAKSLGYLDWETQPSPYKSYYKAKKIPLIPSNPPKLSYEKLYTTNTPSPINLKTISQFFEYSLSINAIKEYFTSRWAVRVNPSSGNLHPEESYIIFENSVFHFNVKEFCLEEIAKSENKLVENGIIFIATSIPLRESWKYGERALRYCLLDTGHIIAATRFSANLLGWKMEYVSEYKESELQKLIGLQKASFYKNEDEIFEGTFYIYNDKKPKINFKEFEKLEFNLEYKKLAKDSIRWDIIFDIAKVLKREEPFQSNFIKEKITFNPSPFNAFEIIDKRRSALGFKEKFIKKDEFLDILDKTLPRNIPPFDTKVTLNKVNLVIFVNRVDGIESGIYFFDREKNSLSLIEKGDFSETAKFVNCAQDLGKDSAFSISMTIDKKHLNKEYKYKLAMFEAGMIGQILYIEAEAKGYRGCGIGCFFDNLVSIDILENEDILTLYGFSIGEPVIDERIIPIRPNEAKLLNL